One window from the genome of Bubalus kerabau isolate K-KA32 ecotype Philippines breed swamp buffalo chromosome 17, PCC_UOA_SB_1v2, whole genome shotgun sequence encodes:
- the CIC gene encoding protein capicua homolog isoform X1, with protein MKPMKKACTSLPGSGSSGKSPPATRAKALRRRGAGEGDKPEEEDDEAQQQQPGPEEAEEGEEEEAERGLGAEGLPPELQADDPAPGPAEEPKVEGEAGRWEPSLSRKTATFKSRAPKKKYVEEHGAGSGSSAAAGAPEERARTPDEAGALGVPPRPPTSTRSSSTDTASEHSADLEDEPAEACGLGPWTPGSTSGSYDLRQLRSQRVLARRGDGLFLPAVVRQVRRSQDLGVQFHGDRALTFYEGVPGGGVDVVLDATPPPGALAVGTAVCTCVEPGMAAYREGVVVEVTTKPAAYKVRFGPGPSSQLGPAALPQLPQPPHREPEEAVWVARSSLRLLRPPWEPEALPRKPPAGPEEEQAEPGATLPPCPAALDPKQPEDAEVSKISFGGNLGACEEGEEKHPPALGTPALLPLPPQLLSPPPKSPAFAGPGRPGEQPSPCQEGSQGGSRSSSVASLEKGAAPAARARTPLTAAQQKYKKGDVVCTPNGIRKKFNGKQWRRLCSRDGCMKESQRRGYCSRHLSMRTKEMEGLADSGPGGAGRPAGVAAREGSTEFDWGDETSRDSEASSVAARGDSRPRLVAPADLSRFEFDECEAAVMLVSLGSSRSGTPSFSPVSTQSPFSPAPSPSPSPLFGFRPANFSPINASPVIQRTAVRSRHLSASTPKAGVLTPPDLGPHPPPPAPRERHSSGILPTFQTNLTFTVPISPGRRKTELLPHPGPLGAPGAAGGGAAPDFPKSDSLDTGVDSVSHTPAPSAPAGFRAVSPAVPFSRSRQPSPLLLLPPPAGLTSDPGPSVRRVPAVQRDSPVIVRNPDVPLPSKFPGEVGTGSEARAGGPGRGCRETPVPPGVASGKPGLPPPLPAPVPITVPPAAPTAVAQPMPTFGLASSPFQPVAFHPSPAALLPVLVPSSYTSHPAPKKEVIMGRPGTVWTNVEPRSVAVFPWHSLVPFLAPSQPDPSVQPSEAQQPASHPVASNQSKEPAESAAVAHEQPPGGTGNADPGRPPGATCPESPGPGPPHTLGVVEPGKGPPPTTEEEAPGPPGEPRLDSETESDHDDAFLSIMSPEIQLPLPPGKRRTQSLSALPKERDSSSEKDGRSPNKREKDHIRRPMNAFMIFSKRHRALVHQRHPNQDNRTVSKILGEWWYALGPKEKQKYHDLAFQVKEAHFKAHPDWKWCNKDRKKSSSEAKPTSLGLAGGHKEPRERSMSETGTAAAPGVSSELLSVTAQTLLSSDTKAPGSGSCGAERLHAVGGPGSARPRAFSHSGVHSLDGGEVDSQALQELTQMVSGPASYTGPKPSTQYGTPGPFAAPGEGGTLAASGRPPLLPTRASRSQRAASEDMTSDEERMVICEEEGDDDVIADDGFGTTDIDLKCKERVTDSESGDSSGEDPEGSKGFGRKVFSPVIRSSFTHCRPSLDPEPPGPPDPPAGFGKGYGPTSSASSPAASSSSATTSFPLGSGTFKAQESGQGSTTGPLRPPPPGTGGPATPSKATRFLPTDPATFRRKRPESVGGLEPPGPSVIAAPPSGGGGVLQTLVLPSNKEEREGSGARVPSAPAPSLAYGAPATPLSRPAATMVTNVVRPVSSTPVPIASKPFPAASRPEAPPGDTAGARTEAGTGSRALGGSPLGVSLVYSDKKSGAATSTAPHLVAGPLLGTVGKAPATVTNLLVGTPGYGAPAPPAVQFIAQGGPGSGAAAGSGASAGGGPNGPMPLGILQPGPLGKAGGITQVQYILPTLPQQLQVAPAPGTKAAAPGGPAPTTSIRFTLPPGTSTNGKVLAATAPTPGIPILQSVPSAPPPKAQSVSPVQAPPPGGSAQLLPGKVLVPLATPSMSVRGGGAGQPLPLVSPPFSVPVQNGAQPPSKIIQLTPVPVSTPSGLVPPLSPAPLPGPASQPQKVLLPSSTRITYVQSAGGHALPLGTSPASSQPGTVTSYGPTSSVALGFTSLGPSGPAFVQPLLSGQAPLLAPGQVGVSPVPSPQLPPTCAAASGPVITAFYPGSPVPTSSAPLAQPSQAPPGLVYTVATSTTPPAAPILPKGPPAPTAATPAPASPFPSATGSMTYSLVAPKAQRPTPKAPQKVKAAIASIPVGSFEAGAPGRPGPAPRQPLEPGPAREPPASESELEGRPATPAPPLPPETWTPTARSSPPLPQPAEEQASTKGPETMASKFPSSSSDWRVPGLGLESRGEPPTPPSPALAPASAPGSSSGSSEGGSGRAAGDAPERKEAAGAGKKVKVRPPPLKKTFDSVDNRVLSEVDFEERFAELPEFRPEEVLPSPTLQSLATSPRAILGSYRKKRKNSTDLDSAPEDPTSPKRKMRRRSSCSSEPNTPKSAKCEGDIFTFDRTGTEAEDVLGELEYEKVPYSSLRRTLDQRRALVMQLFQDHGFFPSAQATAAFQARYADIFPSKVCLQLKIREVRQKIMQAATPSEQPPGAEAPLPGPPPTGTAAAPVPTPSPAGGPDPTSPGSDSGTAPAAPPLPPPPEPGPGQPGWEGPPQPSPPASGPSTAATGR; from the exons ATGAAGCCCATGAAAAAGGCGTGCACCAGCCTTCCAGGTTCTGGCAGCAGTGGCAAGTCCCCACCAGCCACCAGGGCCAAGGCCCTGAGGCGgcgaggggctggggagggggacaaGCCAGAGGAGGAAGACGACGAGGCGCAGCAGCAACAGCCAGGGCCAGAAGAGGCTGAGGAGGGCGAGGAGGAGGAAGCTGAGCGGGGCCTGGGGGCCGAGGGGCTGCCCCCGGAGCTGCAAGCCGATGACCCGGCCCCAGGCCCAGCTGAAGAACCCAAGGTGGAGGGGGAGGCAGGCCGCTGGGAGCCATCACTCAGCCGAAAGACGGCCACGTTCAAGTCACGAGCACCCAAGAAGAAGTATGTAGAGGAGCACGGCGCCGGCAGTGGCAGCAGTGCAGCGGCAGGTGCCCCTGAAGAGCGGGCACGGACCCCCGACGAAGCCGGCGCCCTGGGGGTGCCTCCACGGCCACCCACCTCCACGCGCTCCTCCTCCACCGACACAGCCAGCGAGCACTCAGCCGACCTGGAGGATGAGCCGGCCGAAGCCTGTGGTCTGGGCCCTTGGACCCCTGGCAGCACCAGCGGGAGCTACGACCTGCGGCAGCTGCGGTCCCAGCGAGTCCTGGCTCGGCGCGGGGACGGCCTCTTCCTGCCGGCTGTGGTGCGCCAGGTGCGCCGAAGCCAGGACTTGGGTGTGCAGTTCCACGGGGACCGGGCCCTGACTTTCTATGAGGGAGTGCCTGGCGGGGGTGTGGATGTGGTTCTGGATGCCACGCCCCCACCGGGGGCGCTGGCGGTGGGCACAGCAGTCTGTACCTGCGTGGAGCCCGGCATGGCGGCCTACCGGGAGggtgtggtggtggaggtgacCACCAAGCCCGCCGCCTACAAGGTCCGCTTCGGCCCTGGCCCTAGCTCCCAGCTAGGCCCAGCTGCCCTGCCGCAGCTGCCTCAGCCACCACACCGGGAGCCCGAGGAGGCGGTGTGGGTGGCCCGCTCCAGCCTCCGCTTGCTGCGGCCCCCCTGGGAGCCCGAAGCCCTTCCAAGGAAGCCCCCGGCAGGCCCTGAGGAGGAGCAGGCCGAGCCCGGGGCCACCCTGCCCCCCTGCCCTGCTGCCCTGGACCCGAAGCAGCCTGAGGATGCCGAGGTCTCCAAGATCAGCTTCGGTGGCAACCTTGGGGCTTGTGAGGAGGGTGAGGAGAAGCACCCGCCCGCCCTGGGCACCCCGGCTCTGCTCCCACTGCCGCCCCAGCTCCTGTCACCACCACCCAAGTCCCCTGCCTTCGCAGGCCCAGGCCGCCCGGGTGAGCAGCCCTCCCCGTGCCAGGAGGGGAGCCAGGGTGGCAGCCGGAGCAGCAGTGTGGCCTCACTGGAGAAGGGGGCTGCGCCGGCTGCCCGGGCCCGCACACCCctgacagcagcccagcagaagTACAAGAAGGGCGACGTGGTCTGCACGCCCAACGGAATCCGAAAGAAGTTCAACGGCAAGCAGTGGCGACGGCTGTGCTCGAGAGACGGCTGCATGAAGGAGTCACAGCGGCGGGGCTACTGCTCCCGTCACCTGTCCATGCGAACCAAGGAGATGGAGGGCCTGGCGGACAGTGGCCCGGGTGGGGCCGGGCGGCCGGCGGGCGTGGCAGCCCGCGAGGGCAGCACCGAGTTCGACTGGGGGGATGAGACGTCACGGGACAGCGAGGCCAGCAGCGTGGCAGCCCGCGGAGACTCCCGTCCACGCCTGGTGGCCCCCGCCGACCTGTCTCGTTTTGAGTTTGACGAGTGCGAAGCAGCGGTGATGCTGGTGTCCCTGGGCAGTTCTCGCTCGGGCACACCCTCCTTCTCCCCCGTGTCTACACAGTCACCCTTCTCGCCAGCCCCGTCGCCCTCGCCCTCGCCACTCTTCGGCTTCCGCCCCGCCAACTTCAGCCCCATCAATGCCTCGCCTGTCATCCAGCGTACCGCTGTCCGCAGCCGCCACCTGAGCGCCAGCACCCCTAAGGCGGGCGTGCTGACGCCACCAGACCTGGGCCCCCACCCACCGCCACCTGCCCCCCGAGAGCGCCATTCCTCTGGCATCCTCCCCACCTTCCAGACAAACCTgacctttactgtgcccatcagCCCTGGGCGACGGAAGACAGAGCTGCTGCCCCACCCAGGGCCGTTGGGGGCCCCCGGCGCAGCGGGTGGAGGAGCTGCCCCAGACTTCCCCAAGAGTGACAGCTTAGACACTGGCGTGGACTCGGTGTCCCACACACCTGCACCCTCCGCGCCAGCCGGCTTTCGAGCCGTGTCGCCCGCCGTGCCCTTCTCCCGTTCCCGCCAGCCTTCACCGTTGCTGCTGTTGCCCCCACCTGCCGGCCTGACCTCGGACCCTGGGCCCTCCGTGCGCCGGGTGCCTGCCGTGCAGCGGGACTCACCTGTCATCGTCCGTAACCCTGACGTGCCGCTGCCCTCCAAGTTCCCCGGGGAGGTGGGCACTGGCAGTGAGGCCCGGGCCGGGGGACCCGGGCGGGGCTGCCGAGAGACCCCGGTGCCCCCAGGGGTGGCCAGTGGGAAGCCTGGTCTGCCCCCACCTCTGCCTGCCCCCGTACCCATCACTGTGCCTCCAGCTGCGCCGACTGCCGTGGCCCAGCCGATGCCCACCTTTGGCCTGGCTTCCTCACCCTTCCAGCCGGTGGCCTTCCACCCCTCACCCGCTGCTCTGTTGCCTGTCCTGGTGCCCAGCAGCTATACCAGCCATCCTGCCCCCAAAAAGGAAGTCATCATGGGCCGGCCTGGGACAG TGTGGACAAATGTGGAACCTCGCTCTGTGGCCGTGTTCCCCTGGCACTCCTTAGTCCCCTTCCTGGCCCCCAGCCAGCCTGACCCCTCTGTACAGCCAAGTGAGGCCCAGCAACCTGCCAGCCACCCCGTGGCCTCCAACCAGAGCAAAG AACCTGCTGAGTCGGCGGCCGTTGCTCACGAGCAGCCACCGGGCGGGACAGGGAATGCTGACCCGGGGCGGCCCCCTGGAGCCACATGCCCTGAGAGCCCAGGGCCCGGACCCCCCCACACTTTGGGGGTAGTAGAACCTGGGAAGGGCCCCCCTCCCACCACGGAGGAGGAGGCCCCTGGACCGCCAGGAGAGCCGCGGCTGGACAGCGAGACAGAGAGTGACCACGACGATGC CTTCCTCTCCATCATGTCTCCTGAGATCCAGTTGCCCCTGCCGCCCGGGAAACGCCGGACCCAGTCCCTCAGCGCCCTGCCCAAGGAACGAGACTCCTCTTCAGAGAAGGATGGACGCAGCCCCAACAAG CGGGAGAAGGACCATATCCGGCGGCCCATGAATGCCTTCATGATCTTCAGCAAGCGGCACCGGGCCCTGGTCCACCAGCGCCACCCCAACCAGGACAACCGGACTGTCAGTAAGATCCTGGGCGAGTGGTGGTACGCCCTGGGGCCCAAGGAGAAGCAGAAGTACCATGACCTGGCCTTCCAG GTGAAAGAGGCCCACTTTAAGGCCCACCCAGATTGGAAGTGGTGCAACAAGGACCGGAAGAAGTCCAGCTCAGAGGCCAAGCCCACGAGCCTAGGGCTGGCAGGAGGGCACAAGGAGCCAAGGGAGCGGAGCATGTCGGAGACAGGCACTGCCGCTGCCCCCGGAG TGTCTTCAGAGCTCCTGTCTGTCACGGCCCAGACACTCTTGAGCTCGGACACCAAGGCTCCGGGGAGCGGCTCCTGTGGGGCAGAGCGTCTGCACGCTGTTGGGGGACCTGGCTCAGCCCGGCCCCGCGCATTCTCCCACAGCGGGGTCCACAGCCTGGATGGTGGGGAGGTAGACAGCCAGGCGTTGCAGGAACTGACTCAG ATGGTGTCTGGCCCTGCGTCCTACACTGGCCCAAAGCCCTCCACCCAGTATGGGACTCCGGGCCCCTTTGCGGCGCCTGGGGAGGGAGGCACCCTGGCAGCCAGTGGACGGCCCCCACTGCTCCCCACCCGGGCCTCCCGTTCCCAGCGTGCAGCCAGTGAGGACATGACCAGTGATGAGGAACGCATGGTCATCTGTGAGGAGGAGGGGGACGACGATGTCATTG CTGACGACGGCTTCGGCACCACTGACATTGACCTCAAGTGCAAGGAGCGGGTGACTGACAGCGAGAGTGGAGACAGCTCTGGGGAGGACCCGGAGGGCAGCAAG GGCTTTGGCCGGAAGGTGTTCTCGCCTGTGATCCGTTCCTCCTTTACTCACTGCCGTCCGTCGCTGGACCCTGAGCCTCCAGGGCCCCCAGATCCACCTGCAGGCTTCGGCAAAGGCTATGGGCCCACCTCCTCTGCATCCTCGCccgctgcctcctcctcctcagccacCACCTCCTTCCCACTGGGCTCAGGGACCTTCAAGGCCCAGGAGTCAGGTCAGGGCAGCACCACAGGCCCCCTCCGTCCCCCACCCCCTGGAACTGGGGGCCCAGCAACACCTTCTAAGGCCACCCGGTTTCTCCCCACGGATCCTGCCACCTTCCGTCGCAAGAGACCTGAAAGCGTGGGCGGCCTGGAGCCACCAGGCCCCTCAGTCATCGCGGCGCCTCCCAGCGGGGGAGGAGGCGTCCTGCAGACACTGGTCCTGCCCTCAAACAAGGAGGAACGGGAGGGCAGCGGAGCTCGCGTGCCCTCAGCCCCAGCACCCTCGCTGGCCTACGGGGCCCCAGCAACCCCCCTGTCCCGCCCGGCTGCCACCATGGTCACCAACGTGGTGCGGCCCGTCAGCAGCACTCCTGTGCCCATCGCCTCCAAGCCTTTCCCCGCTGCCAGCCGGCCCGAAGCGCCTCCTGGTGACACAGCTGGCGCCAGGACTGAGGCGGGCACTGGGTCCCGGGCACTGGGGGGCTCCCCGCTGGGCGTCAGCTTAGTGTATTCGGACAAGAAGTCAGGAGCTGCCACCTCCACGGCCCCACACCTGGTGGCTGGGCCTCTCCTGGGCACTGTGGGGAAGGCGCCGGCCACTGTCACCAACTTGCTGGTGGGCACCCCGGGCTACGGGGCCCCAGCGCCACCTGCTGTCCAGTTCATTGCCCAGGGGGGCCCTGGCAGCGGGGCGGCTGCAGGCTCTGGGGCCAGTGCTGGGGGTGGCCCCAATGGGCCAATGCCCCTGGGCATCCTGCAGCCGGGTCCCCTGGGCAAGGCTGGGGGCATCACCCAGGTGCAGTACATTCTGCCCACGCTGCCCCAGCAACTGCAAGTGGCACCGGCCCCTGGGACCAAGGCAGCGGCGCCCGGcggccctgcccccaccaccagcATCCGTTTCACCCTCCCGCCGGGCACCTCCACCAACGGCAAAGTCCTGGCTGCCACCGCACCCACTCCTGGCATCCCCATCCTGCAGTCCGTAccctccgccccgccccccaAAG CCCAGTCAGTGTCTCCTGTacaggccccgcccccaggtggctcagcccaGCTGCTGCCCGGGAAGGTACTCGTGCCCTTGGCCACCCCCAGCATGTCAGTGCGGGGAGGCGGGGCCGGCCAGCCACTGCCCCTGGTGAGCCCGCCCTTCTCAGTACCTGTACAGAACGGTGCTCAGCCACCCAGCAAG ATCATCCAGCTGACTCCGGTGCCTGTGAGCACACCCAGCGGCCTGGTGCCGCCCCTCAGCCCGGCCCCACTCCCCGGCCCCGCCTCGCAGCCTCAGAAGGTCCTGCTGCCCTCCTCCACCAG AATCACCTATGTGCAGTCAGCAGGTGGGCATGCGCTGCCCCTGGGCACCAGTCCTGCGTCCAGTCAGCCTGGAACAGTCACCTCGTACGGACCCACGAGCTCGGTCGCCCTTGGCTTCACCTCACTGGGGCCCAGTGGCCCCGCCTTCGTGCAGCCCCTGCTTTCAG GCCAAGCCCCACTGCTGGCTCCTGGCCAGGTGGGCGTGTCGCCCGTGCCCAGCCCCCAGCTACCTCCCACCTGCGCAGCTGCCAGTGGTCCCGTCATCACAGCATTTTACCCTGGCAGCCCCGTACCCACCTCCTCAGCACCCCTGGCCCAGCCATCCCAGGCTCCCCCAGGCCTGGTCTACACTGTGGCCACCAGCACCACCCCACCTGCTGCCCCCATCCTGCCCAAGGGCCCACCGGCACCCACTGCTGCCACCCCGGCCCCCGCCAGCCCTTTCCCTAGTGCCACAG GCTCCATGACCTACAGTTTAGTGGCCCCCAAGGCCCAGCGGCCCACCCCTAAGGCCCCCCAGAAAGTAAAGGCGGCCATCGCCAGCATTCCTGTGGGCTCCTTCGAGGCTGGTGCTCCTGGGCGGCCAGGCCCTGCACCCCGGCAGCCCTTGGAGCCTGGCCCAGCCCGTGAGCCCCCAGCGTCCGAGTCAGAGCTTGAGGGGCGGCCAGCAACACCAGCCCCTCCACTGCCCCCCGAGACCTGGACTCCCACAGCCCGGAGCAGTCCCCCGCTGCCCCAACCTGCTGAGGAGCAGGCCAGCACCAAGGGCCCTGAGACCATG gcCAGCAAATTCCCCAGCTCGTCTTCAGACTGGCGTGTCCCCGGGCTGGGCTTGGAGAGCCGGGGGGagcctcccacccctcccagccCGGCCTTGGCTCCAGCCTCAGCTCctggcagcagcagtggcagcagtgaGGGCGGCAGTGGGAGGGCGGCCGGGGACGCCCCCGAGCGCAAGGAGGCGGCTGGTGCCGGCAAGAAGGTGAAGGTGCGGCCCCCGCCCCTGAAGAagacctttgactctgtggacaa CAGGGTCCTGTCAGAGGTGGACTTCGAAGAGCGCTTTGCCGAGCTGCCTGAGTTCCGGCCTGAGGAGGTGCTGCCCTCGCCCACCTTGCAGTCTCTGGCCACCTCACCCCGGGCCATCCTGGGCTCCTACCGCAAGAAGAGGAAGAATTCCACTG ACTTGGACTCAGCCCCCGAGGACCCCACCTCGCCCAAGCGCAAGATGAGGCGGCGCTCCAGCTGTAGCTCGGAGCCTAACACCCCCAAGAGTGCCAAGTGCGAGGGCGACATCTTCACCTTTGACCGCACAG GCACAGAAGCGGAGGACGTGCTCGGGGAGCTGGAGTACGAGAAAGTGCCCTATTCGTCGCTGCGGCGCACCCTGGACCAGCGCCGGGCCCTGGTCATGCAGCTCTTCCAGGACCACggcttcttcccatcag CCCAGGCCACGGCAGCCTTCCAGGCCCGCTACGCGGACATCTTCCCCTCCAAGGTCTGTCTGCAGCTGAAGATCCGTGAGGTGCGCCAGAAGATCATGCAGGCGGCCACTCCCTCAGAACAGCCCCCGGGAGCTGAGGCCCCCCTCCCTGGACCGCCCCCCACTGGCACTGCTGCTGCCCCtgtccccactcccagccccgCAGGGGGCCCTGACCCCACCTCACCTGGCTCGGACTCTGGCACAGCCCCGGCTGCCCCGCCACTGCCTCCACCCCCAGAGCCGGGGCCTGgacagcctggctgggaggggccCCCCCAACCCTCACCACCCGCCTCTGGTCCCTCCACAGCTGCCACAGGCAGGTGA